GACGGATCGATCGCGTGTTCAACGTGCTCCACGGCCGCGGTGGCGAGGACGGTTGTCTCCAGGGCGTGCTTTCTGCCGTCGGGGTTCCGGTCACGGGTTCAGGCATCCTGGCCTCTGCGCTGGCCATGGACAAGCTCCAGACCAAGCGCGTGTGGCGCGCGATCGGTCTGCCGACGCCGGACTGGCGGGTCGCCCGGTCGGCCGACGAGGCCGGGGCAATCCTCGAGACGCTGGAGCCACCGCTGTTCGTCAAGCCGGCGCGCGAAGGGTCGAGCGTCGGAATGCGCCGCGTCGACGAGGCCGGCGACCTGGCACCGGCGATCGCCAACGCACTCGAGCACGACGATCGCGCGCTGGTCGAACGCCTGGTCGACGGCCCGGAATACACCGCAGCGATCCTGGGCGACCGCGCCCTGCCGCTGATCCGGATCGAAACCCCGCGTGCCTTCTACGACTACCAGGCCAAGTACGCCTCCGACGACACGCGCTACCACTGTCCCTGCGGCCTGGCGGCCGACGTTGAAGCGCAGCTTGCGCAGCTGGCATGCCGGGCCTTCGACGCCCTGGGCGGACGCGGCTGGGGGCGGGTCGATTTCCTGCTCGACGGCGACGGCAATCCGTGGCTGCTCGAGGCCAATACCGTCCCGGGCATGACCGATCACTCACTGGTGCCGATGGCCGCGAAGGCCGCCGGGCTGGACTTCGACGCGCTGGTCGCCGAGGTGCTGGCGACCGCGGCCGGGGAGGGGTCATGAATCGGGCGGCCTGGATGCTGATGATGCCGGCCGCACTGGCCGTGCTGGTCGCCGCGGTCTGGGCCTTCGGCGGCTGGCAGGACCCGGAGCGCTGGCCGATCCGCTGGCTCGAGGTCGAGGGACAGCTCGAGCGCACGACCTCGGCGCAGGTCCGCGCCGCGGTGGCCGCGGAAGCGCGCCGGGGCTTCTTCGTGGTCAACGTCGAGCGGGCGCGCATGGCGGTCGAGGCCCTGCCCTGGGTTGCCTTCGCCGCGGTCAGTCGCCAGTGGCCGGATGCCTTGACCATCTCCGTGGTCGAGCACCAGCCGGTGGCCCGCTGGAACGAAAACGCTCTGGTCAGTCGACGCGGCGACGCCTTCGAGGTGGCCGGGACCGCGGGGATGCAGGGCCTGGTCCAGCTTCGCGGTCCCGAAGGTCGGCAGGCTGACGTGTTCGCGACCTGGCAGGCGCTGGCCGGGCGCCTGCGGCCCAACGGTATCGAGGCCTCGGTGGTCACGCTGGATCCGCGCGGCGCGTGGACGGTCACGCTGGAATCGGGCTGGAACCTCCTTCTGGGGCGCGAAGAAATCGAGCAGCGGCTGGATCGCTTTCTCGATGTGCACGCCCGGCTGGCCCGGGTCCAGGGCATCCGGCGTGTCGACCTGCGCTATCCGAACGGCCTGGCCATCGGCACGGGCGAAGACACCGCGGCCGGCGAACCGGCCACCGAAATCGCGGCGCGCGGCGACGCGTCGCGCTCCATCGGTCCGGAAAGGGCCCCACGAACGTACGCACGGACGGACGGTAATCATGGCTAGGAAACCCGACAAGTCGCTGGTGGTCGGGCTCGACATCGGCACCAGCAAGATCGTCGCCATCGTCGGCGAGATCCAGCCCGACGGCGGGGTCGAGGTCATCGGCCTCGGCTCGCATGCCTCGCGCGGACTCAAGCGCGGCATGGTCGTCGACATCGAATCCACCGAGCAATCGATCCAGCGCGCGGTCGAAGAAGCCGAACTGATGGCCGATTGCGAGATCCACTCGGTATTCGCCGGCATCGCGGGGACCCACGTGTCCTCGCGCCAGTCCAGCGGCGCGGTCGCGATCCGCGATACGGAAGTCACCGACTCCGACGTCGAGCGGGTGCTCGAATCGGCGCGCGCGGTCGCCATCCCGGCCGACCAGCGCATCCTCCACGTACTGCCCAAGGGCTACGTGATCGATTCCACCGACGGCATCCGCCAGCCGGTCGGCATGTCGGGCGTGCGGCTGGAAGTACAGGTGCACCTGGTCACCGCCGCCAACAGCGCGGTCCAGAACGTGACCAAGTGCGTGGCTCGCTGCGGTTTGCAGGTCGATGACCTGATCCTGCACTCGCTGGCCTCGGCCGAGTCGGTGCTCAGCGAGGATGAAAAGGAGCTCGGCATCGGTCTGATCGATATCGGTGCAGGTACCACGGACATCGCTGTATTCGCCGAAGGTGCGATCCAGCACACGGCGTGCATTCCGATCGCCGGCGACCTGGTGACGTCCGACATCGCCGTCGCCCTCCGCACGCCGACGCTGCACGCCGAGGAAATCAAGATCAAGTACGCCTGCGCGCTCGAACAGCTGGCGTCCAGCGACGAGACGCTGCAGGTGCCCTCGGTCGGCGACCGGCCGCCGCGCCGGCTGGAACGCCAGACCCTGGCCCAGGTCGTCGAGGCGCGCTATCGCGAACTGTTCCACCACGTGCAGAAGCAGCTGCGCCAGTCCGGCTGCGAGAACCTGGTGCCGGCCGGCCTGGTCCTGACCGGAGGCGGCGCGCGCATGGAGGGCGTGGTCGAGCTGGCCGAGGAAATCATGCACATGCCGGTGCGTCTCGGCGCGCCGCAGCACGTTCGCGGCCTGTCCGAAGTCGTCAACAACCCGATCCACGCGACCGGCGTCGGCCTGCTGCTCAGAGGCAGCCGGCTGGACCGGCCGCGGGCCGGCGGGCTCGGGCGCGGGTCGCCGGGCGGGCTGGTTTCCCGAATCAAGCAGTGGTTCCAGGGCGAGTTCTGACCATGGAGGCCACGCACATCCACCACTCATTCATTCGACTTGCGGGCAAGCCCGGGCTCGGCGCCAAGCACCCAACAAGAAGGTGCGCGCCGGGTCCATTCCGGGATTGACGCATTTCTCAACGGCGAGCAAAGGAGAACCATCATGGCTTTTGAATTGATCGAGAACTACACCCCGAGCGCGACCATCAAGGTCCTCGGAATCGGCGGAGGCGGCGGCAACGCCGTCAACCAGATGGTGGAGGCGAGCATCGAGGGCGTCGAATTCGTGTCGGTCAACACCGACGCGCAGGCGCTGAAGAGCTTCGCCGGCAAGACCACGCTGCAGATCGGCTCGAGCGTGACCAAGGGTCTCGGTGCGGGCGCGAACCCCGAAGTCGGCCGCCAGGCCGCCCTCGAGGACCGCGACCGGGTCGCCGAACTGCTGGACGGCTCCGACATGGTGTTCATCACCGCCGGAATGGGTGGCGGTACCGGGACCGGCGCCGCGCCGGTGATCGCCCAGACCGCGAAGGAAATGGGCATCCTGACCGTCGCGGTCGTGACCAAGCCGTTCCCCTTCGAGGGCCAGCGCCGGCTGGCGGTCGCCCAGCAGGGCATCGACGAGCTCGGCCACCACGTCGATTCGCTGATCACCATCCCGAACTCCAAGCTGCTCAGCGTGCTCGGCCCGGACATCACCCTGCTCAACGCCTTCAAGGCCGCCAACCAGGTGCTTTCCGGCGCGGTCCAGGGGATCGCTGAACTGATCACGCGGCCGGGCCTGATCAACGTCGACTTCGCGGACGTCCGCACCGTCATGTCGGAGATGGGCATGGCGATGATGGGGTCCGGCAGCGCGACCGGTCAGGACCGTGCCCTGATGGCGGCCCAGTCCGCGATCGGTTCGCCGCTGCTCGAGGACATCAACCTGTCCGGCGCCTGCGGCATCCTGGTCAACGTCACGGCCGGAATGAACCTGTCGATGCGCGAGTTCGAGGAAGTCGGCACGACCATCGCCGACCTCGCCAGCGAGGACGCCACGGTCGTGATGGGCACGGTGATCGACCCGGACATGAACGACGAGATCCGGGTCACCGTCGTCGCCACCGGGCTCGGCCAGAAGCGGGTCGAACGCGAGAAGCCGATGAAGCTCGTGCGCACGGGAACCGACGACCGCCCGGTCTTCAGCGAGGACGAGGACGAAGAGCCGCAGCCCCAGCGCACGCTGGGCGGCGGTCGCGGCGGTCGGGCCGATTCCGGCGCCCGCAGCGAAGCCGAACAGAAGGAGTTCGAGTACCTCGACATCCCGGCCTTCCTGCGCAACCAGGCCGACTGACGCGGTTCGAGATCGGACCGGTGCGGGATGCGGGCGGCCACTCGCCGGGTCGCCCGCGCTCGCACCGCTCCGTCCGTCCTGTTGCGGCGGTGCAACACTGTTGCAGAAATGTGTCGGAAATGCCGAGGGAACCGGCCTGCTGTGCTAGTATCCAACGGTTTTCCGGCATGAAGATCGAGCATTGATCCACCAGCGAACCCTCAAGAACGTGATCCGCGCGACCGGCGTGGGCATGCACTCCGGCCAGAAGGTCATCATGACGTTGCGCCCGGCGCCCGCCGATACCGGCATCGTCTTTCGCCGTGTCGACCTCGACCCGGTGTTCGAAATCCGGGCCGAAGCCCACGAAGTCGGCGATACGGCGCTCTCGACCACGCTGGTCGGCGAAAACGGCGTTCGCGTGGCGACCATCGAACACCTGATGTCGGCGCTGGCCGGGCTGGGCATCGACAACCTCTACGTCGATCTCACCGCCTCGGAAGTGCCGATCATGGACGGCAGTGCCGGGCCGTTCGTGTTCCTCATCCAGTCCGCCGGGATCGCCGAGCAGTCCGCGCCGAAACGCTTCATCCGGATCAAGCGAACGGTCGAGCTGTCGGACGGCGACAAGTGGGTCCGCTTCGAGCCATATGACGGGTTCTCCGTCGCCTTCGAGATCGAGTTCGATCACCCGGTGTTCCGCAACCGCAACTGCGAGCTGGACCTGGATTTCTCGACCACTTCGTACCTCAAGGAAGTAGCGCGCGCCCGGACCTTCGGATTCATGCGCGACATCGAGTACCTGCGCCAGCGCAATCTCGTGCTCGGCGGCAGCCTGGACAACGCGGTGGTCGTCGACGACTACCGGGTGCTCAATGCCGACGGTCTGCGCTACGAGGACGAGTTCGTCAAGCACAAGGTGCTCGACGCGATCGGCGATCTCTACCTGCTCGGCGCCAGCCCGCTGGGTCGGTTCACCGGCTACAAGTCCGGCCATGAACTGAACAACCAGCTGCTGCGCATGGTGCTGGCCGACGAATCCGCGTGGGAAGAGGTGACCTTCGACGACGCCGCCCGCGCACCGATTTCCTACCTGCAGCCCGCCCAGGCGCTCTAGGCCCCGTTGCGGGGCAGGTCACGTCGGCGACTGCGACTTGCCGACGGTGACCGCCGACTCAGCCCGCCGGCGCCTCCAGGCCCGGGGCAACGATCACGCGCACGTTTGCAAGCGGCTGCGGCCACAGGGCTTTCGCGACTTCGAGAAGCGATGCCTGGTGCATCCGGGCCTGGGTCGCCCAGGCCGGTGAGCCGGCGGCCAGGACCAGCGTTTCCCCCTCGATGCAAGCCACCCGGAGGTGCGCCCGGAGCGGTTCCGGCAGGGCCGGGGCGAGGCGGGCGTTCAGCGCGAGGTAGGTCTCGGCGCGGCGCAGCGCCTGCTGCAGGCCGGAGGCGCTGCGCGCGATCTCGCGTACGTCGCGGGGGCCGGAACGGGAGCGGGACGTCATGGCCGCCATTGTAGGGCCCGGGCCGGTGCGGACGGGCGCAATTGGCTAGAATGGTCGATTGTGCGAAGTCGGGCCGGGCGGGACCGGCAAGGAGCCGGACGCGATGCGGCCCGGTCTTGCCTGCAGGAGTGCTCGCCCCAACGTCTTCCGCCAGCCGCCGACGGCCGGGCCGCAGCGCTCCGGGGCCCGCGGCTCCAACGACAACGAACCAAACGGATTCACGATGCTCAAGCGATTGATCACCAGGATCGTCGGCAGCCGGAACGACCGGCTGCTGAAACAGCTGCACAAGGACGTCGCCCGGATCAACGAACTGGAAGCGGATGTCCAGGCGCTGACCGACGACCAGCTCAAGGCCAAGACCGACGAGTTCAAGCAACGGCACGCCGACGGCGAATCGCTCGACCATCTGCTTCCCGAGGCGTTCGCAGTGGTTCGCGAAGCGGCACTGCGTACGCTGGGCATGCGCCATTTCGACGCCCAGCTGATCGGCGGCATGGTCCTGCACCAGGGCAAGATCGCCGAGATGAAGACGGGCGAGGGCAAGACCCTGGTCGCCACGCTTCCGGTCTACCTCAACGCCCTGGCCGGAAAAGGCGTCCACGTGGTCACGGTCAACGACTACCTGGCCCGGCGCGACGCGGAATGGATGGGCCCGGTCTATCGTGCGCTGGGCATGGAGGTCGGCGTTTCGGTCCCCGGCATGACCTCGGCGGCCAAGCGCGCCGCCTATGCCTGCGACATCACCTACGGCACCAACAACGAGTTCGGCTTCGATTACCTGCGCGACAACATGGCCTTCTCGCAGGAGCAGAAGGTCCAGCGCGAGCAGTTCTACGCGATCGTCGACGAGGTCGACTCGATCCTGATCGACGAGGCGCGCACGCCGCTGATCATCTCCGGTCCCGCCGACGAGGGACCCGAGCTGTACGTCAAGATCAACCGAATCGTGCCGGAACTGACGCGCCAGGAGGAAGAGGACGGCCCCGGCGATTTCTCGCTCGACGAGAAGTCCAAGCAGGTCCACCTCAGCGAAGACGGCATGGCGCATGTCGAGGAGCTGCTGACGAAAGCCGGCCTGCTCGAGGCCGACGACAGCCTCTACGACGCCAACAACCTCGCGCTGGTCCATACGCTCAATGCCTGCCTCCGCGCGCATTACCTGTTCAACCGCGATGTCGACTACATCGTCAACGACGGCGAGGTCGTCATCGTCGACGAGTTCACCGGCCGCACGATGCCGGGCCGGCGCTGGTCCGACGGCCTGCACCAGGCCATCGAGGCCAAGGAAGGTGTGCCGATCCAGCGCGAGAACCAGACGCTGGCGTCGATCACCTTCCAGAACTATTTCCGGCTCTACGACAAGCTCTCGGGCATGACCGGGACCGCCGACACGGAAGCCTACGAGTTCCAGACCATCTACGGCCTGGAAGTCGTCGTCATTCCGACCAACAAGCCGATGATCCGCGACGATCGCGCCGACCTGGTATTCCTGACCCCGCAGGAGAAGTACCAGGCGATCATCGAGGACATCGTCGAACGCACCCGGGCCGGCCAGCCGGTGCTGGTCGGCACCACGTCGATCGAGACCTCGGAGCTGCTCTCGCGCGAACTGATGAAGGCGAAGATCAAGCACGAGGTGCTCAACGCCAAGCAGCACGAGCGCGAAGCGCACATCATCGCCCAGGCCGGGCGGCCCGGCGCCGTTACGATCGCGACCAACATGGCCGGACGAGGCACCGACATCGTGCTCGGCGGAAGCCTGGACGCGGAGCTGGCCGAACTGGGCGACGGCGCGCCGAAGGAAAAGGTCGACGCGGTCAAGGCCGAGTGGAAGAAACGCCACGACAAGGTGCTCGAGGCCGGCGGCCTGCACATCATCGGCACCGAACGGCACGAATCCCGCCGCATCGACAACCAGCTGCGCGGCCGGTCGGGTCGCCAGGGCGATCCGGGCTCGAGCCGGTTCTACCTCTCGCTGCAGGACAACCTGATGCGCATCTTCGCGTCCGACCGCCTCGGCGGGATGATGCAGAAGCTCGGCATGAAGGACGGCGAGGCGATCGAGCATCCCTGGGTCTCCCGCGCCATCGAGAACGCCCAGCGCAAGGTCGAGGCGCACAACTTCGACATGCGCAAGAACCTGCTCGACTTCGACGACGTGGCCAACGACCAGCGTCGAGTGATCTACGCCCAGCGAAACGAACTGATGGAAGCCGACGAGATCGGCGACTTCATTGCCGATGTGCGCGACGAAGTGTTCGACGAGACGATCTCCCGTTACATCCCGCCGGGTTCGATCGATGAACAGTGGGATCCGGAAGGCCTCGAGAAGACGCTGGAAAGCGACTTCGGCCTCGATGCGCCGGTGCGCCGCTGGCTCGACGAGGACGAGGACCTCGACGAGGAAGGGCTGCGGCGGAAGATCTTCGAGGTCGTCGAGTCGCACTTCAAGGCCAAGGAAGAGCAGACCGGCAGCGAGGTCATGCGCCATTTCGAAAAGGCCGTGATGCTCCAGGTGCTCGACCAGCAGTGGAAGGAACACCTGGCCAGCATGGATTACCTGCGCCGCGGCATCGGACTGCGGGCTCACGCTCAGAAGAAGCCGCAGCAGGAGTACAAGCGCGAAGGCTTCGAGATGTTCACGGAGATGCTGGCGAGCATGCGCTACGAGGTGGTCCGCATCCTGTCGCGTGTCCAGGTGAAGAGCGACGAGGACGTCGAGGCGGTCGATCAGCAGCGACGGCGCGAGCGGCCGATGGAGTTCAGGCACCAGGACGCACGGGCCGCCGCTGCACAGGGCCGGCCCGCCGCTGCGGTGGCCGGAGCCACCCCGGGCGTCGGACCGGCCGCAGCGCCGCCCGGACAGACTCCGGACACCTTCGTTCGAGACGGCCGCAAGATCGGCAGGAACGAGCCCTGTCCCTGTGGTTCAGGGAAGAAGTACAAGCAGTGTCACGGGAAGATCGACTAGATTTCCGTCTTTCCCGGTGTTCTCCGAATGCCCCGGTCGAA
Above is a genomic segment from Halomonas denitrificans containing:
- a CDS encoding D-alanine--D-alanine ligase — encoded protein: MTRRDTFDADRWGTVGLALGGDSAEREVSLNSGRAVAAALERLGVEFVELDGVRAVLDAAGDGRIDRVFNVLHGRGGEDGCLQGVLSAVGVPVTGSGILASALAMDKLQTKRVWRAIGLPTPDWRVARSADEAGAILETLEPPLFVKPAREGSSVGMRRVDEAGDLAPAIANALEHDDRALVERLVDGPEYTAAILGDRALPLIRIETPRAFYDYQAKYASDDTRYHCPCGLAADVEAQLAQLACRAFDALGGRGWGRVDFLLDGDGNPWLLEANTVPGMTDHSLVPMAAKAAGLDFDALVAEVLATAAGEGS
- a CDS encoding cell division protein FtsQ/DivIB, with protein sequence MNRAAWMLMMPAALAVLVAAVWAFGGWQDPERWPIRWLEVEGQLERTTSAQVRAAVAAEARRGFFVVNVERARMAVEALPWVAFAAVSRQWPDALTISVVEHQPVARWNENALVSRRGDAFEVAGTAGMQGLVQLRGPEGRQADVFATWQALAGRLRPNGIEASVVTLDPRGAWTVTLESGWNLLLGREEIEQRLDRFLDVHARLARVQGIRRVDLRYPNGLAIGTGEDTAAGEPATEIAARGDASRSIGPERAPRTYARTDGNHG
- the ftsA gene encoding cell division protein FtsA, whose translation is MARKPDKSLVVGLDIGTSKIVAIVGEIQPDGGVEVIGLGSHASRGLKRGMVVDIESTEQSIQRAVEEAELMADCEIHSVFAGIAGTHVSSRQSSGAVAIRDTEVTDSDVERVLESARAVAIPADQRILHVLPKGYVIDSTDGIRQPVGMSGVRLEVQVHLVTAANSAVQNVTKCVARCGLQVDDLILHSLASAESVLSEDEKELGIGLIDIGAGTTDIAVFAEGAIQHTACIPIAGDLVTSDIAVALRTPTLHAEEIKIKYACALEQLASSDETLQVPSVGDRPPRRLERQTLAQVVEARYRELFHHVQKQLRQSGCENLVPAGLVLTGGGARMEGVVELAEEIMHMPVRLGAPQHVRGLSEVVNNPIHATGVGLLLRGSRLDRPRAGGLGRGSPGGLVSRIKQWFQGEF
- the ftsZ gene encoding cell division protein FtsZ, giving the protein MAFELIENYTPSATIKVLGIGGGGGNAVNQMVEASIEGVEFVSVNTDAQALKSFAGKTTLQIGSSVTKGLGAGANPEVGRQAALEDRDRVAELLDGSDMVFITAGMGGGTGTGAAPVIAQTAKEMGILTVAVVTKPFPFEGQRRLAVAQQGIDELGHHVDSLITIPNSKLLSVLGPDITLLNAFKAANQVLSGAVQGIAELITRPGLINVDFADVRTVMSEMGMAMMGSGSATGQDRALMAAQSAIGSPLLEDINLSGACGILVNVTAGMNLSMREFEEVGTTIADLASEDATVVMGTVIDPDMNDEIRVTVVATGLGQKRVEREKPMKLVRTGTDDRPVFSEDEDEEPQPQRTLGGGRGGRADSGARSEAEQKEFEYLDIPAFLRNQAD
- the lpxC gene encoding UDP-3-O-acyl-N-acetylglucosamine deacetylase; the encoded protein is MIHQRTLKNVIRATGVGMHSGQKVIMTLRPAPADTGIVFRRVDLDPVFEIRAEAHEVGDTALSTTLVGENGVRVATIEHLMSALAGLGIDNLYVDLTASEVPIMDGSAGPFVFLIQSAGIAEQSAPKRFIRIKRTVELSDGDKWVRFEPYDGFSVAFEIEFDHPVFRNRNCELDLDFSTTSYLKEVARARTFGFMRDIEYLRQRNLVLGGSLDNAVVVDDYRVLNADGLRYEDEFVKHKVLDAIGDLYLLGASPLGRFTGYKSGHELNNQLLRMVLADESAWEEVTFDDAARAPISYLQPAQAL
- a CDS encoding DUF721 domain-containing protein codes for the protein MTSRSRSGPRDVREIARSASGLQQALRRAETYLALNARLAPALPEPLRAHLRVACIEGETLVLAAGSPAWATQARMHQASLLEVAKALWPQPLANVRVIVAPGLEAPAG
- the secA gene encoding preprotein translocase subunit SecA; the protein is MLKRLITRIVGSRNDRLLKQLHKDVARINELEADVQALTDDQLKAKTDEFKQRHADGESLDHLLPEAFAVVREAALRTLGMRHFDAQLIGGMVLHQGKIAEMKTGEGKTLVATLPVYLNALAGKGVHVVTVNDYLARRDAEWMGPVYRALGMEVGVSVPGMTSAAKRAAYACDITYGTNNEFGFDYLRDNMAFSQEQKVQREQFYAIVDEVDSILIDEARTPLIISGPADEGPELYVKINRIVPELTRQEEEDGPGDFSLDEKSKQVHLSEDGMAHVEELLTKAGLLEADDSLYDANNLALVHTLNACLRAHYLFNRDVDYIVNDGEVVIVDEFTGRTMPGRRWSDGLHQAIEAKEGVPIQRENQTLASITFQNYFRLYDKLSGMTGTADTEAYEFQTIYGLEVVVIPTNKPMIRDDRADLVFLTPQEKYQAIIEDIVERTRAGQPVLVGTTSIETSELLSRELMKAKIKHEVLNAKQHEREAHIIAQAGRPGAVTIATNMAGRGTDIVLGGSLDAELAELGDGAPKEKVDAVKAEWKKRHDKVLEAGGLHIIGTERHESRRIDNQLRGRSGRQGDPGSSRFYLSLQDNLMRIFASDRLGGMMQKLGMKDGEAIEHPWVSRAIENAQRKVEAHNFDMRKNLLDFDDVANDQRRVIYAQRNELMEADEIGDFIADVRDEVFDETISRYIPPGSIDEQWDPEGLEKTLESDFGLDAPVRRWLDEDEDLDEEGLRRKIFEVVESHFKAKEEQTGSEVMRHFEKAVMLQVLDQQWKEHLASMDYLRRGIGLRAHAQKKPQQEYKREGFEMFTEMLASMRYEVVRILSRVQVKSDEDVEAVDQQRRRERPMEFRHQDARAAAAQGRPAAAVAGATPGVGPAAAPPGQTPDTFVRDGRKIGRNEPCPCGSGKKYKQCHGKID